A segment of the Leptolyngbya sp. NIES-3755 genome:
TTTTCGTGGTTGCCATTCCTTGAGTGCGCTTGCAATAGAAAGCATGTTCAAATTTCAAGGGCTGAATGCCTAATGCAGCCGGATCGAACTGATCAAAAATGTACTGAGCATCGTAGGTTCCGTAGTAATCACCCACGCCTGCATGATCGCGTCCGACGATGAAATGCGTACAGCCGTAGTTCTTCCGAATCAAGGCGTGGAAAATCGCTTCACGGGGTCCGGCATAGCGCATTGCAGCAGGATTGATTGCGAGAATGACTCGATCGTTGGGGAAATAATGCTCCAACATGATCTCGTAACAGCGCATCCGAATGTCTGCCGAGATATCATCCTCTTTCGTTGCGCCTACCAATGGATGCAGGAACAAGCCATCCACTGTTTCTAATGCACATTTAATAATGTACTCATGCGCTCGGTGAATCGGATTGCGCGTTTGGAAGCCGACAACTGTTTTCCAGCCTTTCTCTTTGAATGCTGCACGAGAGAATGCTGGATCGATTTGATAAGTCGGAAATAAAGGATGCGGATCGCGATCGAATAACCACACTTCACCCGCTAAATTCACACTCCCCTGACGGTAAACCACTGCCACACCGGGATGCTTTTCTTCATCAGTGCGGTACACTTTCACGGCTTCGCGCTGTTTGTCGTAAGTATATTTCTCACTCAACTGCAACACGCCAATATAGCGACCTGTCGAATCATCCAACCGCACTAAGTTACCTTCTTGCAGCGGTGCAGCGACTTCCTCGGTAACTGAAAGTGTAATCGGAATCGACCAAGGCAATCCATTCGCCAAGTGCATTTCTTCCACAACGCGATCGTAATCTGCTTTGCCCATAAATCCAGTTAAGGGACTAAAACCACCGATCGCGATCAGTTGCAGATCCGAAACTGCTCGTTCATCGAGTTGAACACGAGGCAGAAAATCCGCTTTAGAAAGAAGTTCTTCGCGCTGAGTACCTGTAACGATCCGATTAACTAACTGTCCGCCGTGGGGTGCAATGCCGTCAGAATGACTCATGAGGTTTAGAGAGTGAAAGGTATAATTCCCGCTTTTCTCATCGGGAAATCGGTCTTTATTAAACTTAGCAGGATGTGGACGGATCTGAGCGACCCATTTGCCTAAGCGTTACCAGATAAGAAAGGGAGCGGATCAGCAATGGGATCTTTCACGGTTTCGCCCTGTTGCTGCGCCCAATATTGACTGAGAAAATGAATTTGCCGCAGCCCGACGATCAGATTCAGACCGGGAATAAAGAGCCACCAGACGATCAGCGGTTTTTTCAGATTGGCTCGATCGTACAATTCATTCACATCTCGATACAGTCGAAACTGCACGATATAGATCCAAACGATTCCCACGATCGAGAACCACCGAAACCAATCTGGAACATCTGGATCAAAGGTGGCTAAGATTTGCGGCAATGCAACTCCAAGCACAAACGGGCTTAGAGACAATGCGCCTGACCATCCTTTACCGTTGTATGCCCGTAGCTCATCTTGAATCACCCACTTGTAGTAACCGTAGTAGAGTGATCCGGTCAAAGCAGAGAAAAGAATCACTTTCCAGAGTGGGCGAGGTGTTCCGAGGGGTGGCATAGCTTGAATTGCAGAGAACTTTACATCTCTTAATCTATTCTGTTTCTGGATCGAACACAATCTCATGAGTTGCTGTTGGCATCAGGTTGCTCACGATTCTGAGATATTCCTCAGCTTGAGTCCGAGTGCGAAATCTTGCTAATACGATCCGCTGCATTTTGGGCAAGAGGCGAATAATGCACCACGGATGTAGGCGAATCCGGTAATTTTGGGCAGCGGAAGCAGGAACCGCATCACGATCGGGATGGGCTGGTATCATGGGTTTCGTCTCCAATGTGAGATCAGCGATCGCTTCTGAGTTTTCCAGACAGGGAAGCGATCGCGTTGACTAAAGCTATTAAAGGATACGTTCGTATCCGTTGTCAAGAATGGGGAAGATTCGTTTGAAGGTTCGAGAATTTGCAGATGAGAAGGGATGGACACTTCGAGAAGTCTCTGAGCGAACCGAAATTCCCTACGCGACAGTGAAAAACTATGCAAAAGCTGAAATGGCGACAATAGATTACACTGCGTTGATCAAATTAGCACGGGTGTTTGAAGTGTCGATCGAAGATTTAGTCGAAGTGATCGAGGATTAAAAACCTTTTCTACTGCGGCGGATGAATCCCAATTTGTTTCCAGAATTGTCGCGATGTCTGAATGAAACCATTGGCGTGATTGTCGTCATTCAAATCTAAACGCTCACAAGTTGCCCGACCGATCGACGTTTTGCCCTCAATTCTCAATCCATCTGACGACCAGGCAAAATGTTCCATCCATTGTTGCTGCCGGGGATTGAAGAGTGCAACTTCTTGTTCGGTTGTGGGATCAATGCCAGTTGTAAAGTTGTAGCGACGCTCATTACAACGGCGACACGCAAACGCCAAATTATCGATATCATCCGAACCTCCCAACGATCGAGGATGCAGATGATCGATCGTAAAACGATCAGCATTTACGAACTCTGGTGAGCAGCAGTACTCGCAGCGGTATCCAGCGCGTTGTGCAACGAGTTCGCGGAGGGATTCGGAGACCATTGAGATTCTGCCATTAGAACAGAATTAGCATACGTGAAAATCTGTGCTAGTTCTGAAATTCCGTCTAGTTCAGCTTGCTCATCTGAGGTGATCAATCCCAATTTCTTCCGATCGAGCAATTCATCAGACCGAGTTTGCAATTCGCTTGTGAATTTGAAAACCTTCAATCCGTTAATGGTTTCCAGTTTAACTCCCTGTCTTAGCCAGTAAGACGGCTCAATCATGAGTTTTGGTGTGAGCATAGCTTTGGAAGGCAACAGACAACAAACCTATGCTAACTGTTTTCATCGTCTGAAGAGAACGATCGCTTACCCTTAACCCTGCGCTTTCCCCAAGTACTTTTCCAAATACGGCGAAAACACTTCATAGATGAGCGTAAACGGTTTGCCATGATGCCAGAACAAATAATGCCGTCCCCAAAATGGAGCCGAATAGCCAAACGCCGCTTCTAACGCTGCCGATCGACCATAATGCAACCCTTTAATTTCACGATATAGCTCTAAACGCGATCGCGATAAATTCACCCAAATGCCTTCGGATCGATTCTGCAAATATTCATCCACATGGCTCCTTTCCCACCACGAAGCAGCGTAGCCTAATCGCTGACCAGAAGCGGTTTTGAGCCAAATTTGTCTCCGCAATCGATCGCCTGGAATTTGTTCGATCGCGCTTGGTGCATTGTCCGTCGAAAAGCCGATCGGGGACATATCCAACACATCGACTTCAGTTGGCTCTCCAGTCAGAAGTTGTAAATGACGGGTAGGAGAACCGTCGCCCAATAACATCATTTGCCAAGCGGGAGAAAGTTGGCTATGGGGTAAACCTTGCTGGATTTGAAGGTCGCTGGCTTCCCAGATCGGATCAAGGCAGTGCCAGGTCGTCGGCAGAATTGCGCTGTCGCTCGGTCGAAAGGTCGCAGTCACGCTTGTTACATAAGTTAACTTTGTTCTTATGATAACGCGGTCTGAGCGATTTACCAGAGTGGGTACAATCCGCCTGGATGAAGCAACCACCGAATCGCGCCACCCACAGCATTGAGAATTTGGTGAGAGTTGGCAGAATTGCCTAATTCTTCTAAGGCAGTTTGGAGCGGAAGTCGAGTTGAGGATTGCATCCATTTATTGATTTTTTCGCGTTCGATCGAGCCAGGTGGAAAAATCTCGATCGCGCCCCTCCAATAGTCGATCGCTTCAGGGGGTGACAACGAAGCTACAAAGCAGACTGGATCAAGGAAATGGCGTTCAGACCTCGCTGGAAAAAGGTGCGTTTTTGGGGTTTGAGTGCCATGAGTTGATGCGCCAAGGTTGACCACAAATTGAGACTGCCAATCCATAAACTTCCATACAAGCCGATCCAAAATTGGCTGTGGCGATTTTGAGTGCGTTTGGGTTCTTTGACTCGACCGACATAGCGCTGCACTTGTTTTTTGCGAATGCGATGTCCCTGGATTGAAGCGAGTGAATAGGCGAGGGTCATGAGTACGAGTAGAGCGGTAAATCGACGTGGATCAGCATGGCAATCTTCGAGGTGGTAGCCACCGGATTTCAAGTCCTTAAATCCTGGCTCGATGCAGAACCTGAAATCGTAGTGAAACAGCACTTGATTGACATCAGTGAGATTGGTGAGCAAGTACCACACCTCAGGCGTTGTGGATCGAGCATAAGCGCGTTTCTGATAAATCACCAGATTATGTCTGCCGAACCCGCGTTTTTGTGTCACTTGGATTTGCAGATATTGTTCGGCAGCACCGGGAACTTGCGGCAGGTGATCAAGGCGCGAAAAGCTTGCACCTGTCTCTGGTTGAACAGTCGTACTCTTCGGTAAACGAAACACGAACGAGACTCGGTTCTGCACACACCAAGCAGCGAGTTCGATACTGTGGAATTCTCGGTCTCCTAATAAGACAAAGCGACGTTTTTTCAACAATTGAAATACAGGGCGCAACACTTTTTGTTGATCCTTGAGAGAACTCTGTCCTTGTTTATCGAGCCATATCCAATACAACGGGATGGCTCGGTTCTGATAAATAAAACTGACCATCATCAGGTTATGTTTATCCCATTGCGTTCGGTCAAGTGCAATCTGTAAGGTTTGTCCACGCGGAATGTGTTGCTTAATCCACTGCTTAGCGATGGGAAACCATAACGCTTCCGGTGTCATCTGGGGCAAACTCAGGAATCGTTGCAGATTGCGCCGTCTACTCTCAAATAGAATCGGTTGGGGAAATAGCGTTGCAAGTCGTTCAATCGTAATTCTGCGTTCTTGCTGCAACAGTTCGACAAGGATTTCGAGCGTGATGAATTGAGCAGCCGAGAGTTGCGATTTCAAACAGGATTGATAGAATATAGGCAACATTTTTAACAATGTAGGAGTGAATCGATTGGTTTCACTCCTTTTTTTCTGAGCTTATCGCTGCTATCCGGCATCGCTGCTACCTTTCAAGCCCGTTGTCACCCCCTGAAGTCGATCGCTCTTTCAGCTTGTCCTTCCAATCGACAAACAATTCCCAGATTCATCAAGGTTTGAGCTTCTTGAAGCACTAGATTTTGCTCACGACAGAGTTGAAGAGCGCGATCGTATCTCATCTGAGCACGTTGCCATTGTCCTTGTCGTAGATAAACATTGCCCAGACTGTTGAGAACCTGAGCTTGCTGAATGCGATCGCCTAACATTTGAGCCGCATCCCAAGCGAATAAATGCGTTTGTTCCCAGTTGCGCCAATCGGCTTTCACATCGAAAAATCGCACCAAACTTTGAGTGAGTCGCAGCGTAATTTCCCAAGCTCCGACTTGATGTGCCCAATCGATCGCCCAAATCAAATTCGCTTTTTCTTCGTCAAACCAATCGAGTGCCAGCAAAAATAAACTCTGAGCCACACTTTCAGAGCGTTTTCCCGTCGATAGAGTTGCAACAAAAGAATTACCTTTTCGGGCTGCGAGTGCAATCTGGAATCGAGTGGCTGGATCGAGACAGAGATTCATTTGCTCACACAGTTCGAGATACCAGCGAATCATTCGCATCCGGGTTGAATTGCGAAACTCGATATCGTCTTCGATCAGACACGATCGTGCTTCTCCTCGAATGGTGTCATGCACTAAGCAATACCAAGTCGGACTCACCGGATCGAGTAATCCGACTTGGATAAGTTGCTGAATCGCAGGTGTAGCTTGTTCGACTTCGCAATCTAACAGAACGGCAGCGATCGCAGAACTAAAACAGGGTTGAACGAGCAAGCCGAGCGATCGTAATAATCGCGCTGCTGTTTGATCCAAACGACGATAGGCAGATTCAAAGTCAATCTGAGATTCAGTGAAGTGGCGCAATCGAGCCGTTTGGGGTAAGTGGTGGCGCAGTTGGCGCAGTAGATGACCGAGATCATACGGTTCATGCTCGATCGCGTGATGGAACTGGAGTTGATACCCCGACGTGGTCAT
Coding sequences within it:
- a CDS encoding hypothetical protein (hypothetical protein LYNGBM3L_60990;~similar to AA sequence:cyanobase_aa:LBDG_04140) — its product is MIPAHPDRDAVPASAAQNYRIRLHPWCIIRLLPKMQRIVLARFRTRTQAEEYLRIVSNLMPTATHEIVFDPETE
- a CDS encoding tetratricopeptide TPR_2 (similar to AA sequence:cyanobase_aa:Tery_2671), coding for MTTSGYQLQFHHAIEHEPYDLGHLLRQLRHHLPQTARLRHFTESQIDFESAYRRLDQTAARLLRSLGLLVQPCFSSAIAAVLLDCEVEQATPAIQQLIQVGLLDPVSPTWYCLVHDTIRGEARSCLIEDDIEFRNSTRMRMIRWYLELCEQMNLCLDPATRFQIALAARKGNSFVATLSTGKRSESVAQSLFLLALDWFDEEKANLIWAIDWAHQVGAWEITLRLTQSLVRFFDVKADWRNWEQTHLFAWDAAQMLGDRIQQAQVLNSLGNVYLRQGQWQRAQMRYDRALQLCREQNLVLQEAQTLMNLGIVCRLEGQAERAIDFRG
- a CDS encoding hypothetical protein (hypothetical protein N9414_04400;~similar to AA sequence:cyanobase_aa:LBDG_09570), coding for MTATFRPSDSAILPTTWHCLDPIWEASDLQIQQGLPHSQLSPAWQMMLLGDGSPTRHLQLLTGEPTEVDVLDMSPIGFSTDNAPSAIEQIPGDRLRRQIWLKTASGQRLGYAASWWERSHVDEYLQNRSEGIWVNLSRSRLELYREIKGLHYGRSAALEAAFGYSAPFWGRHYLFWHHGKPFTLIYEVFSPYLEKYLGKAQG
- a CDS encoding sulfate adenylyltransferase (similar to AA sequence:cyanobase_aa:LBDG_26580); the encoded protein is MSHSDGIAPHGGQLVNRIVTGTQREELLSKADFLPRVQLDERAVSDLQLIAIGGFSPLTGFMGKADYDRVVEEMHLANGLPWSIPITLSVTEEVAAPLQEGNLVRLDDSTGRYIGVLQLSEKYTYDKQREAVKVYRTDEEKHPGVAVVYRQGSVNLAGEVWLFDRDPHPLFPTYQIDPAFSRAAFKEKGWKTVVGFQTRNPIHRAHEYIIKCALETVDGLFLHPLVGATKEDDISADIRMRCYEIMLEHYFPNDRVILAINPAAMRYAGPREAIFHALIRKNYGCTHFIVGRDHAGVGDYYGTYDAQYIFDQFDPAALGIQPLKFEHAFYCKRTQGMATTKTSPSSPEERIHLSGTKVREMLRRGELPPPEFSRPEVAAELAKAMKV
- a CDS encoding transcriptional regulator, XRE family (similar to AA sequence:cyanobase_aa:Ava_3971), which encodes MGKIRLKVREFADEKGWTLREVSERTEIPYATVKNYAKAEMATIDYTALIKLARVFEVSIEDLVEVIED
- a CDS encoding hypothetical protein (similar to AA sequence:cyanobase_aa:Ava_1828), which codes for MLTPKLMIEPSYWLRQGVKLETINGLKVFKFTSELQTRSDELLDRKKLGLITSDEQAELDGISELAQIFTYANSVLMAESQWSPNPSANSLHNALDTAASTAAHQSS
- a CDS encoding transposase (similar to AA sequence:cyanobase_aa:LBDG_56430), with the protein product MLPIFYQSCLKSQLSAAQFITLEILVELLQQERRITIERLATLFPQPILFESRRRNLQRFLSLPQMTPEALWFPIAKQWIKQHIPRGQTLQIALDRTQWDKHNLMMVSFIYQNRAIPLYWIWLDKQGQSSLKDQQKVLRPVFQLLKKRRFVLLGDREFHSIELAAWCVQNRVSFVFRLPKSTTVQPETGASFSRLDHLPQVPGAAEQYLQIQVTQKRGFGRHNLVIYQKRAYARSTTPEVWYLLTNLTDVNQVLFHYDFRFCIEPGFKDLKSGGYHLEDCHADPRRFTALLVLMTLAYSLASIQGHRIRKKQVQRYVGRVKEPKRTQNRHSQFWIGLYGSLWIGSLNLWSTLAHQLMALKPQKRTFFQRGLNAISLIQSAL